The Musa acuminata AAA Group cultivar baxijiao chromosome BXJ2-2, Cavendish_Baxijiao_AAA, whole genome shotgun sequence genome has a segment encoding these proteins:
- the LOC103972682 gene encoding nucleobase-ascorbate transporter 6 isoform X1 — MAGEGAAAGPKQDDTQPHPVKDQLPDISYCITSPPPWPEAVLLGFQHYLVMLGTTVIIPTALVPQMGGGNDEKARVIQTLLFVAGLNTLLQTTFGTRLPAVIGGSYTFVVPTISIILAARYSTIVDPHQRFLHIMRGTQGALIVSSTIQIILGFSGLWRIVVRLLSPLSAAPLVALAGFGLYEFGFPGVAKCIEIGLPQLIILVIFSQYIPHLLHSKKHVFDRYAVLFSIAIVWLYAFILTVGGAYKHAAAKTQQHCRTDRSGLIASSPWIRVPYPFQWGAPTFNGGEAFAMMAAAFVALVEVCCVRHLSTSLSRICIIQLMSERLAPSPCSRLVLSLRFQGIQVPHQCLLQYLAVELDGRASGYCWMGFLEQRMDPLCLCKAAEINTSMVDMLWPLLIATTSQCSENAGLIALTRVGSRRVVQISAGFMIFFSVLGKFGAVFASIPGPIIAALYCLFFAYVGVAGLGLLQFCNLNSFRTKFILGFSVFMGLSVPQYFNEYTSVAGYGPAHTGARWFNDMVNVAFSSEALVAGFVAYFLDNTLHRNDTTARKDRGYHFWDKFRSYKTDPRSEEFYSLPFNLNKFFPAD, encoded by the exons atggcCGGAGAAGGAGCGGCCGCGGGGCCAAAGCAAGATGACACACAGCCCCACCCGGTGAAGGACCAGCTGCCCGATATCTCCTACTGCATCACCAGCCCTCCTCCATGGC CTGAGGCTGTCCTTCTCGGGTTCCAACACTACCTCGTGATGCTGGGAACCACGGTCATCATCCCCACCGCTCTCGTTCCGCAGATGGGCGGAGGAAAC GACGAGAAGGCCAGAGTGATCCAAACATTGCTGTTCGTGGCTGGGTTGAACACTCTGCTGCAAACCACATTTGGAACTCGGTTGCCTGCCGTGATCGGCGGCTCATACACCTTCGTCGTGCCCACCATCTCCATCATTCTGGCTGCTCGCTACAGTACCATTGTGGATCCCCATCAG AGATTCCTGCACATCATGAGGGGAACGCAGGGCGCTCTCATAGTCTCTTCCACCATCCAGATCATACTAGGCTTCAGTGGCCTATGGCGTATAGTCGTAAG ACTACTGAGTCCTCTGTCAGCTGCTCCATTGGTAGCTTTGGCTGGCTTCGGCCTCTACGAATTCGGCTTTCCCGGA GTTGCCAAATGTATCGAAATTGGACTCCCACAGCTCATAATTCTAGTAATATTCTCACAG TACATACCTCATCTATTACACTCAAAGAAGCATGTCTTCGACCGATATGCCGTCTTGTTCTCCATCGCAATCGTATGGCTTTATGCTTTCATCCTCACGGTGGGAGGTGCGTATAAGCATGCAGCAGCAAAGACTCAACAGCATTGTCGAACCGACCGTTCTGGCCTCATTGCTTCATCTCCATG GATAAGAGTACCATATCCCTTTCAATGGGGAGCACCAACCTTCAACGGTGGCGAAGCTTTCGCCATGATGGCTGCTGCATTCGTTGCTCTCGTAGAGGTCTGCTGCGTGCGTCACTTGTCAACCTCTCTTTCGCGAATCTGCATTATCCAGCTAATGTCGGAGAGACTTGCTCCTTCACCATGCAGTCGACTGGTGCTTTCATTGCGGTTTCAAGGTATTCAAGTGCCACACCAGTGCCTCCTTCAATACTTGGCCGTGGAGTTGGATGGCAG GGCATCGGGATACTGTTGGATGGGATTTTTGGAACAGCGAATGGATCCACTGTGTCTGTGTAAGGCTGCAGAGATCAACACATCCATGGTAGACATGCTTTGGCCACTACTGATCGCTACTACTTCCCAATGCAGCGAAAACGCTGGATTGATAGCTTTGACACGGGTTGGAAGCCGAAGAGTAGTTCAAATATCTGCAGGATTCATGATCTTCTTTTCTGTACTCG GAAAGTTCGGAGCCGTGTTTGCGTCGATTCCCGGACCGATAATTGCAGCTCTGTACTGCCTCTTCTTTGCATATGTTG GTGTTGCAGGTCTCGGTCTCCTTCAATTCTGCAACCTCAACAGCTTCAGGACAAAGTTCATCCTGGGGTTCTCCGTGTTTATGGGGCTATCGGTTCCTCAATACTTCAACGAGTACACTTCTGTTGCGGGTTATGGACCTGCGCACACTGGCGCAAGATGG TTCAATGATATGGTGAACGTGGCGTTCTCCTCGGAAGCACTTGTAGCGGGCTTCGTGGCGTATTTCTTGGACAACACACTGCATAGAAACGATACCACTGCGAGGAAGGACAGAGGATACCATTTCTGGGACAAGTTCAGATCCTACAAGACTGATCCCAGAAGCGAGGAATTCTACTCGTTGCCGTTTAATCTGAACAAGTTCTTCCCGGCGGACTGA
- the LOC103972682 gene encoding nucleobase-ascorbate transporter 6 isoform X3: MAGEGAAAGPKQDDTQPHPVKDQLPDISYCITSPPPWPEAVLLGFQHYLVMLGTTVIIPTALVPQMGGGNDEKARVIQTLLFVAGLNTLLQTTFGTRLPAVIGGSYTFVVPTISIILAARYSTIVDPHQRFLHIMRGTQGALIVSSTIQIILGFSGLWRIVVRLLSPLSAAPLVALAGFGLYEFGFPGVAKCIEIGLPQLIILVIFSQYIPHLLHSKKHVFDRYAVLFSIAIVWLYAFILTVGGAYKHAAAKTQQHCRTDRSGLIASSPWIRVPYPFQWGAPTFNGGEAFAMMAAAFVALVEVCCVRHLSTSLSRICIIQLMSERLAPSPCSRLVLSLRFQGIQVPHQCLLQYLAVELDGRASGYCWMGFLEQRMDPLCLCKAAEINTSMVDMLWPLLIATTSQCSENAGLIALTRVGSRRVVQISAGFMIFFSVLGKFGAVFASIPGPIIAALYCLFFAYVLQVSVSFNSATSTASGQSSSWGSPCLWGYRFLNTSTSTLLLRVMDLRTLAQDGSMIW, translated from the exons atggcCGGAGAAGGAGCGGCCGCGGGGCCAAAGCAAGATGACACACAGCCCCACCCGGTGAAGGACCAGCTGCCCGATATCTCCTACTGCATCACCAGCCCTCCTCCATGGC CTGAGGCTGTCCTTCTCGGGTTCCAACACTACCTCGTGATGCTGGGAACCACGGTCATCATCCCCACCGCTCTCGTTCCGCAGATGGGCGGAGGAAAC GACGAGAAGGCCAGAGTGATCCAAACATTGCTGTTCGTGGCTGGGTTGAACACTCTGCTGCAAACCACATTTGGAACTCGGTTGCCTGCCGTGATCGGCGGCTCATACACCTTCGTCGTGCCCACCATCTCCATCATTCTGGCTGCTCGCTACAGTACCATTGTGGATCCCCATCAG AGATTCCTGCACATCATGAGGGGAACGCAGGGCGCTCTCATAGTCTCTTCCACCATCCAGATCATACTAGGCTTCAGTGGCCTATGGCGTATAGTCGTAAG ACTACTGAGTCCTCTGTCAGCTGCTCCATTGGTAGCTTTGGCTGGCTTCGGCCTCTACGAATTCGGCTTTCCCGGA GTTGCCAAATGTATCGAAATTGGACTCCCACAGCTCATAATTCTAGTAATATTCTCACAG TACATACCTCATCTATTACACTCAAAGAAGCATGTCTTCGACCGATATGCCGTCTTGTTCTCCATCGCAATCGTATGGCTTTATGCTTTCATCCTCACGGTGGGAGGTGCGTATAAGCATGCAGCAGCAAAGACTCAACAGCATTGTCGAACCGACCGTTCTGGCCTCATTGCTTCATCTCCATG GATAAGAGTACCATATCCCTTTCAATGGGGAGCACCAACCTTCAACGGTGGCGAAGCTTTCGCCATGATGGCTGCTGCATTCGTTGCTCTCGTAGAGGTCTGCTGCGTGCGTCACTTGTCAACCTCTCTTTCGCGAATCTGCATTATCCAGCTAATGTCGGAGAGACTTGCTCCTTCACCATGCAGTCGACTGGTGCTTTCATTGCGGTTTCAAGGTATTCAAGTGCCACACCAGTGCCTCCTTCAATACTTGGCCGTGGAGTTGGATGGCAG GGCATCGGGATACTGTTGGATGGGATTTTTGGAACAGCGAATGGATCCACTGTGTCTGTGTAAGGCTGCAGAGATCAACACATCCATGGTAGACATGCTTTGGCCACTACTGATCGCTACTACTTCCCAATGCAGCGAAAACGCTGGATTGATAGCTTTGACACGGGTTGGAAGCCGAAGAGTAGTTCAAATATCTGCAGGATTCATGATCTTCTTTTCTGTACTCG GAAAGTTCGGAGCCGTGTTTGCGTCGATTCCCGGACCGATAATTGCAGCTCTGTACTGCCTCTTCTTTGCATAT GTGTTGCAGGTCTCGGTCTCCTTCAATTCTGCAACCTCAACAGCTTCAGGACAAAGTTCATCCTGGGGTTCTCCGTGTTTATGGGGCTATCGGTTCCTCAATACTTCAACGAGTACACTTCTGTTGCGGGTTATGGACCTGCGCACACTGGCGCAAGATGG TTCAATGATATGGTGA
- the LOC103972682 gene encoding nucleobase-ascorbate transporter 6 isoform X2: MAGEGAAAGPKQDDTQPHPVKDQLPDISYCITSPPPWPEAVLLGFQHYLVMLGTTVIIPTALVPQMGGGNDEKARVIQTLLFVAGLNTLLQTTFGTRLPAVIGGSYTFVVPTISIILAARYSTIVDPHQRFLHIMRGTQGALIVSSTIQIILGFSGLWRIVVRLLSPLSAAPLVALAGFGLYEFGFPGVAKCIEIGLPQLIILVIFSQYIPHLLHSKKHVFDRYAVLFSIAIVWLYAFILTVGGAYKHAAAKTQQHCRTDRSGLIASSPWIRVPYPFQWGAPTFNGGEAFAMMAAAFVALVESTGAFIAVSRYSSATPVPPSILGRGVGWQGIGILLDGIFGTANGSTVSVENAGLIALTRVGSRRVVQISAGFMIFFSVLGKFGAVFASIPGPIIAALYCLFFAYVGVAGLGLLQFCNLNSFRTKFILGFSVFMGLSVPQYFNEYTSVAGYGPAHTGARWFNDMVNVAFSSEALVAGFVAYFLDNTLHRNDTTARKDRGYHFWDKFRSYKTDPRSEEFYSLPFNLNKFFPAD, encoded by the exons atggcCGGAGAAGGAGCGGCCGCGGGGCCAAAGCAAGATGACACACAGCCCCACCCGGTGAAGGACCAGCTGCCCGATATCTCCTACTGCATCACCAGCCCTCCTCCATGGC CTGAGGCTGTCCTTCTCGGGTTCCAACACTACCTCGTGATGCTGGGAACCACGGTCATCATCCCCACCGCTCTCGTTCCGCAGATGGGCGGAGGAAAC GACGAGAAGGCCAGAGTGATCCAAACATTGCTGTTCGTGGCTGGGTTGAACACTCTGCTGCAAACCACATTTGGAACTCGGTTGCCTGCCGTGATCGGCGGCTCATACACCTTCGTCGTGCCCACCATCTCCATCATTCTGGCTGCTCGCTACAGTACCATTGTGGATCCCCATCAG AGATTCCTGCACATCATGAGGGGAACGCAGGGCGCTCTCATAGTCTCTTCCACCATCCAGATCATACTAGGCTTCAGTGGCCTATGGCGTATAGTCGTAAG ACTACTGAGTCCTCTGTCAGCTGCTCCATTGGTAGCTTTGGCTGGCTTCGGCCTCTACGAATTCGGCTTTCCCGGA GTTGCCAAATGTATCGAAATTGGACTCCCACAGCTCATAATTCTAGTAATATTCTCACAG TACATACCTCATCTATTACACTCAAAGAAGCATGTCTTCGACCGATATGCCGTCTTGTTCTCCATCGCAATCGTATGGCTTTATGCTTTCATCCTCACGGTGGGAGGTGCGTATAAGCATGCAGCAGCAAAGACTCAACAGCATTGTCGAACCGACCGTTCTGGCCTCATTGCTTCATCTCCATG GATAAGAGTACCATATCCCTTTCAATGGGGAGCACCAACCTTCAACGGTGGCGAAGCTTTCGCCATGATGGCTGCTGCATTCGTTGCTCTCGTAGAG TCGACTGGTGCTTTCATTGCGGTTTCAAGGTATTCAAGTGCCACACCAGTGCCTCCTTCAATACTTGGCCGTGGAGTTGGATGGCAG GGCATCGGGATACTGTTGGATGGGATTTTTGGAACAGCGAATGGATCCACTGTGTCTGT CGAAAACGCTGGATTGATAGCTTTGACACGGGTTGGAAGCCGAAGAGTAGTTCAAATATCTGCAGGATTCATGATCTTCTTTTCTGTACTCG GAAAGTTCGGAGCCGTGTTTGCGTCGATTCCCGGACCGATAATTGCAGCTCTGTACTGCCTCTTCTTTGCATATGTTG GTGTTGCAGGTCTCGGTCTCCTTCAATTCTGCAACCTCAACAGCTTCAGGACAAAGTTCATCCTGGGGTTCTCCGTGTTTATGGGGCTATCGGTTCCTCAATACTTCAACGAGTACACTTCTGTTGCGGGTTATGGACCTGCGCACACTGGCGCAAGATGG TTCAATGATATGGTGAACGTGGCGTTCTCCTCGGAAGCACTTGTAGCGGGCTTCGTGGCGTATTTCTTGGACAACACACTGCATAGAAACGATACCACTGCGAGGAAGGACAGAGGATACCATTTCTGGGACAAGTTCAGATCCTACAAGACTGATCCCAGAAGCGAGGAATTCTACTCGTTGCCGTTTAATCTGAACAAGTTCTTCCCGGCGGACTGA
- the LOC135605438 gene encoding spermidine synthase 1-like, whose amino-acid sequence MELEGGMAAVGQEEEEEEEAAAAKKRARPSEEVDGECQSDGVPEAPSAEHGKPADGVSSVIPGWFSEISPLWPGEAHSLKVEKVLFQGKSDYQNVMVFQSSTYGRVLVLDGVIQVTERDECAYQEMITHLPLCSIPNPKKVLVIGGGDGGVLREVSRYSSVEQIDICEIDKMVVDVSKQFFPHLAVGYEDPRVTLHIGDGVAFIKGVPEGTYDAVIVDSSDPIGPAQELFEKPFFESIAKVLRPGGVLCTQAESIWLHMQLIEGILSACRQVFKGSVNYAWTTVPTYPSGVIGFMLCSTEGPPVDFQHPVNHIDEDEVSKKSKGPLKFYNSEIHSAAFCLPSFAKRIIGSKAH is encoded by the exons ATGGAGCTTGAAGGCGGCATGGCGGCTGTCggccaggaggaggaggaggaggaggaggcggcggcggcgaagaAGAGGGCGAGGCCGAGCGAGGAGGTCGATGGCGAGTGCCAAAGCGATGGTGTTCCGGAAGCACCTTCCGCGGAGCACGGGAAGCCGGCGGACGGCGTCTCCTCTGTCATCCCCGGGTGGTTCTCAGAGATAAGCCCACTGTGGCCAG GAGAGGCTCACTCTCTAAAGGTGGAAAAGGTACTGTTTCAAGGAAAGTCAGATTACCAAAATGTGATGGTATTTCAG TCGTCCACATACGGCAGAGTGCTTGTTTTGGATGGAGTGATTCAAGTAACAGAAAGGGATGAATGTGCCTACCAAGAAATGATTACTCATCTTCCACTTTGCTCGATCCCGAATCCTAAAAAG GTTTTGGTTATTGGCGGTGGTGATGGTGGTGTATTGCGAGAAGTATCACGCTACTCTTCTGTGGAGCAAATAGACATATGTGAAATTGATAAGATGGTTGTCGAT GTTTCCAAGCAATTCTTTCCGCACCTGGCCGTTGGATACGAAGATCCTCGTGTTACTCTACACATTGGTGATG GAGTTGCATTTATCAAAGGTGTTCCTGAAGGTACTTACGATGCGGTCATTGTAGACTCATCCGATCCAATAG GTCCAGCTCAAGAACTTTTCGAGAAGCCTTTCTTTGAATCAATTGCTAAAGTTCTTCGTCCAGGAGGGGTTTTGTGCACACAAGCAGAGAGCATATGGCTTCATATGCAGCTCATCGAAGGCATCTTATCTGCCTGTCGTCAAGTCTTTAAGGGCTCTGTGAATTATGCTTGGACAACTGTACCTACGTACCCAAG TGGAGTGATCGGTTTCATGCTTTGCTCCACCGAGGGGCCACCAGTCGATTTCCAGCATCCTGTGAACCACATTGATGAGGATGAGGTTTCCAAGAAATCTAAAGGACCCTTGAAGTTTTACAATTCCGAG ATCCATTCTGCTGCGTTCTGTTTGCCATCTTTCGCGAAGAGGATTATTGGTTCCAAAGCTCACTAA